A single Pirellulaceae bacterium DNA region contains:
- a CDS encoding DUF4143 domain-containing protein, which produces MGQLQETGEYYDSPQWQGRVFESAIGAARLQSGVTVHYWRDGNKEVDNVLQGDGRLMAIEVRYGNQRPTIG; this is translated from the coding sequence TTGGGGCAACTTCAAGAAACTGGCGAATATTACGATTCGCCCCAGTGGCAAGGGCGGGTTTTCGAGTCGGCTATCGGTGCGGCTCGATTACAATCCGGAGTCACGGTGCATTACTGGCGCGACGGAAATAAAGAGGTCGACAATGTGCTGCAAGGGGATGGTCGCCTGATGGCGATTGAAGTGCGTTACGGAAACCAGCGACCGACGATAGGATAG
- a CDS encoding PEP-CTERM sorting domain-containing protein: protein MYGSNDAPFGGSVSGASDIFNTVGSRDANPFVGGSPITPFIPAVSDGSTTSAEIYGLADASVSIASVVAALGGPLPAFDVNGTPLANASLALVRLDAGVGNYNQDFAGFDTLVLLNLTNGNVLNPSMGIDGGSSDLLLRGYTRNTLVGGSGGAITLATLGSSDVYLTLVPDTAVLLASLGGDGASTSAVSLGNGQALYLAVPEPGALILLGFAAIGPILTSRRRLRR, encoded by the coding sequence GTGTACGGTAGCAACGATGCTCCTTTCGGCGGCTCCGTCAGTGGAGCTTCGGATATCTTCAATACAGTTGGTTCTCGGGATGCTAATCCTTTTGTGGGAGGCTCCCCAATAACCCCCTTCATTCCTGCGGTTTCGGACGGCTCGACCACCAGCGCGGAAATCTACGGTCTGGCCGATGCCTCGGTGAGTATCGCGTCGGTTGTGGCGGCTCTAGGTGGTCCGCTACCAGCCTTCGATGTTAACGGCACTCCGCTGGCTAACGCCAGCCTGGCGCTGGTGCGTTTGGATGCCGGGGTGGGCAACTATAATCAAGATTTTGCTGGGTTTGATACGCTGGTGCTGTTGAATTTAACCAACGGAAACGTGCTGAACCCGTCGATGGGTATTGATGGTGGCTCTTCCGACTTGTTATTGCGCGGCTATACGCGGAACACGTTGGTGGGCGGATCAGGGGGAGCTATTACACTTGCCACCCTGGGGTCCAGCGATGTCTATCTGACACTGGTGCCGGACACGGCGGTGCTGCTAGCCAGTTTAGGTGGCGATGGGGCATCGACCAGTGCCGTCAGCTTGGGTAACGGTCAGGCGCTGTATTTGGCGGTTCCGGAACCCGGTGCTCTGATCCTGCTGGGCTTCGCTGCGATCGGCCCGATTCTGACCTCTCGCAGGCGTCTGCGTCGGTAA
- a CDS encoding PEP-CTERM sorting domain-containing protein (PEP-CTERM proteins occur, often in large numbers, in the proteomes of bacteria that also encode an exosortase, a predicted intramembrane cysteine proteinase. The presence of a PEP-CTERM domain at a protein's C-terminus predicts cleavage within the sorting domain, followed by covalent anchoring to some some component of the (usually Gram-negative) cell surface. Many PEP-CTERM proteins exhibit an unusual sequence composition that includes large numbers of potential glycosylation sites. Expression of one such protein has been shown restore the ability of a bacterium to form floc, a type of biofilm.), with the protein MKRFTQIAMALAITVAANQAARANLVINVTSSVNSSTGNTHTGTATDKREFNSTLTAIQSSDSTALAVNNTALISTRLAALTLSDKDSNTNTLVSSNTQNATVSYSVTFSITAPSYVQYEVDLGAIRRGELTVLNESTGHGGNAVLTLGAITTSKSGSGSGIGTGLNSATASFTSPNGNNSSQWFHNPVSQSGSEIITGLSGNSTITIGFTWAQNAVSSNSGGLFNNGQGDDGAIRLGGFHSTNALSGIYPGANSRNQADDGHFFTATARITQIPEPSSALLVLSSLVGLTGFRRRAC; encoded by the coding sequence ATGAAACGATTTACTCAGATTGCCATGGCGTTGGCAATCACCGTCGCTGCAAACCAAGCAGCTCGGGCGAACTTGGTCATCAATGTCACCAGTTCAGTTAACAGCAGTACTGGAAACACTCACACAGGAACAGCTACCGACAAGCGCGAGTTCAACAGTACCCTCACAGCCATCCAAAGCTCCGATTCGACGGCTTTGGCGGTGAATAACACGGCGCTTATCAGCACTAGGTTAGCTGCTCTGACGCTGTCTGATAAAGATTCGAACACGAATACACTTGTTTCCTCAAACACCCAGAACGCTACCGTTAGCTATTCAGTCACATTTTCGATCACCGCTCCTTCGTATGTCCAGTACGAAGTCGATCTTGGTGCTATCAGACGAGGCGAGTTGACTGTTCTGAACGAGTCTACCGGCCACGGAGGCAATGCAGTGTTAACGTTGGGTGCTATAACCACCAGCAAGTCTGGTAGTGGTTCGGGGATCGGAACAGGGCTAAACTCTGCCACTGCATCTTTTACCTCTCCAAACGGCAATAATTCCAGCCAGTGGTTCCATAATCCTGTGAGCCAGAGTGGTTCTGAGATAATTACGGGGCTCAGTGGCAATAGTACTATTACCATTGGCTTCACATGGGCGCAGAATGCGGTCAGTTCTAATTCTGGAGGCCTCTTCAATAACGGCCAAGGCGACGATGGTGCCATCCGATTGGGCGGGTTCCATTCCACCAACGCTTTGTCTGGTATCTACCCAGGAGCCAATAGTCGAAATCAAGCAGATGACGGACACTTTTTTACGGCGACCGCACGAATTACTCAAATTCCTGAGCCATCCAGTGCCTTGTTGGTATTGAGCAGCCTGGTAGGCCTAACTGGCTTTCGCCGACGCGCCTGCTAA
- the tnpA gene encoding IS200/IS605 family transposase produces MRIYPYTLEELHFAWCHRVYFHFRSHRRKPLQQLARLDQATLSSLLEPYDIQLLELSTDAVNVRLLVSLTATETTSTAASKIKGRLSKWLSDQTPPTSSEKLRHLCRGYFAVTTGGTTSDDVSHYLDRQPAHHGYESRVRPPVFVQRYELAQEQQQQLLEAVHAMTSLRFHLVLASSWRHGVFHRESGSAVAERWCKLQTTLRFLLLKVSIVPDHVHIAVAVHPAVSLATVVVELMNSAQELMWQRYSANVIQAKLDRLWQPSAYVGSFGDLRSPAIAAYVRNWQRSDDDL; encoded by the coding sequence ATGCGCATCTACCCCTACACGCTCGAAGAACTACACTTCGCCTGGTGCCACCGAGTCTACTTCCATTTCCGCTCCCATCGTCGCAAGCCTCTCCAGCAACTTGCAAGGCTAGACCAAGCGACCCTCTCCAGCCTGCTTGAACCCTACGACATCCAGCTCCTTGAACTCTCCACAGACGCCGTCAACGTGCGCCTGTTGGTCAGCCTGACAGCAACCGAGACGACCTCGACCGCAGCCAGCAAGATCAAAGGCCGCCTGAGCAAATGGCTCAGCGATCAAACTCCGCCCACCTCAAGCGAAAAACTAAGACATCTCTGCCGAGGTTACTTCGCCGTGACGACAGGCGGCACGACCAGCGACGATGTCAGCCACTATTTGGATCGTCAGCCTGCCCATCATGGCTACGAGTCCCGAGTCCGACCACCAGTGTTTGTACAGCGCTACGAACTGGCTCAGGAACAACAGCAGCAGCTCTTGGAGGCCGTTCACGCGATGACATCGCTGCGATTCCATTTGGTACTAGCCAGCAGTTGGCGCCATGGCGTGTTCCATCGCGAGTCGGGCAGTGCGGTAGCCGAGCGCTGGTGCAAGCTGCAGACGACGCTTCGATTTCTGCTCTTGAAGGTTTCGATTGTGCCCGATCACGTGCATATCGCGGTTGCCGTGCATCCGGCAGTTTCGCTGGCTACCGTGGTGGTCGAGCTGATGAATTCGGCTCAGGAGCTGATGTGGCAGCGCTACTCGGCTAACGTCATTCAGGCCAAGCTGGATCGACTGTGGCAGCCTAGTGCGTACGTCGGCTCATTCGGCGATTTGCGGTCACCTGCCATCGCAGCTTACGTTCGCAATTGGCAACGTAGCGACGATGATCTCTGA
- a CDS encoding tetratricopeptide repeat protein, translating into MAALVGRLLYLGELAGTLPFSTLVIDGRAYDAWAREIASGQWWGTEVFYQAPLYPYLLAAIYSVFGPSAMVVRVIQCVFGAVACILITLCGNRLFGIRSGWIAGIMLAVYPPAIFFDGLIQKASLDLLLVCSLLWLIVQLQYRRSWPWLVAVAVAVAALMLNRENARIAYPLLLVWILVEFSDQSLAKRWLWAGTFTLAMGLVLLPVGMRNYLVGGEFLLTTSQVGPNFYIGNNAQANGTYQPLVPGRGDPKYERRDATRLAEQASGGQLTPREVSNYWLGQSISYILNQPLDWLKLMAWKSLLTVHAIEVIDSESISLYAHYSALLRWLYRCWHCGILMPLAAWGLWITRFEWRRLWVFYGLFGLLAASTAIFFVFARYRYPLVPLAVLFASAGLAVLPEWVSTIRRQVRSIHWVLGATGVLIVAMICNWPLSSLEDDARSYSNLGIGLLDDDRPSDALAAFDHAIQLEPQFADAIYNKGIALESLDRREEAIRLFEQAIRLKPTLGGAHSRLAQYYVDCGNVDKATYHFGQAIALVAEPALLHFEYGQLLVGQGDTLGAIAQYRAALKLDSGIVLAANNLAWLLATDSRPEVRSVAEAIQIAEKLAERISRSPDDTHTEAEVTILDTLSAAYAEAGRFDEAVRTAQRGLEIASLLADTSLTEMMQSRIELYRTGKPFRSQ; encoded by the coding sequence ATGGCAGCGCTTGTCGGGCGGTTGTTGTACCTAGGCGAACTTGCTGGTACTTTGCCGTTTTCGACTTTGGTGATCGATGGTCGAGCTTACGACGCTTGGGCACGGGAGATTGCCAGCGGCCAGTGGTGGGGGACAGAGGTGTTCTATCAAGCACCGCTGTATCCCTATTTGTTGGCGGCTATCTACAGTGTATTCGGTCCGAGTGCGATGGTTGTCAGAGTAATACAATGTGTGTTTGGAGCTGTGGCTTGCATCCTGATAACCCTTTGCGGCAATCGGTTGTTTGGAATTCGCTCTGGTTGGATTGCAGGCATCATGCTGGCTGTGTACCCACCCGCCATCTTCTTCGATGGACTAATTCAAAAGGCATCTTTGGACCTGCTATTGGTCTGCAGCCTGCTGTGGTTGATCGTGCAGTTGCAGTACCGGCGGAGCTGGCCTTGGCTGGTTGCTGTTGCAGTCGCCGTGGCGGCCCTCATGCTCAATCGCGAAAACGCTCGCATCGCCTATCCACTGCTCTTGGTTTGGATTCTGGTGGAGTTCTCGGATCAGTCGCTGGCTAAGCGTTGGCTATGGGCGGGAACGTTCACTTTAGCGATGGGTCTGGTGCTGTTGCCAGTTGGAATGCGCAATTATCTGGTCGGTGGTGAGTTCTTGCTGACGACCTCGCAGGTGGGACCGAATTTCTACATCGGCAACAATGCGCAAGCTAATGGTACGTACCAGCCACTGGTGCCAGGTCGAGGAGACCCCAAGTACGAGCGACGAGATGCAACGCGGCTCGCCGAACAAGCCAGTGGTGGACAATTGACGCCACGTGAAGTCTCCAATTATTGGTTGGGACAATCGATCAGCTATATCCTCAACCAGCCGCTCGACTGGTTGAAGCTTATGGCTTGGAAGTCGCTGCTGACGGTCCACGCGATTGAAGTGATTGATTCGGAGTCAATTAGTTTGTATGCCCACTATTCGGCGCTGTTGCGATGGCTATATCGCTGCTGGCATTGTGGCATATTGATGCCGCTAGCCGCTTGGGGATTATGGATAACCCGATTCGAGTGGCGCAGGCTCTGGGTTTTTTATGGATTGTTCGGGCTCTTGGCGGCTTCCACCGCAATATTCTTCGTTTTCGCCAGGTATCGATATCCCCTGGTACCGCTGGCGGTTTTGTTCGCTTCCGCAGGTCTAGCTGTATTGCCTGAATGGGTCTCGACAATCCGACGGCAGGTCAGGTCCATCCACTGGGTACTGGGAGCTACAGGCGTGTTGATCGTGGCCATGATTTGCAATTGGCCGCTGTCCAGCCTAGAGGATGATGCCAGAAGCTATTCGAATCTAGGCATCGGGCTTTTGGACGACGATCGTCCCTCTGACGCGCTGGCGGCTTTCGATCATGCCATCCAGCTTGAACCACAATTCGCGGATGCGATTTACAACAAAGGTATTGCCTTGGAGTCACTGGATCGCCGCGAGGAAGCTATTCGTCTTTTCGAACAGGCCATTCGGTTGAAACCAACATTGGGTGGTGCCCACTCGCGATTGGCTCAGTACTATGTCGATTGTGGAAACGTCGATAAAGCTACCTACCATTTTGGGCAGGCGATAGCGCTGGTCGCCGAACCGGCTCTGCTGCACTTTGAATATGGACAACTGCTGGTTGGGCAGGGCGATACGTTGGGCGCGATCGCGCAGTATCGTGCGGCCCTGAAATTAGACTCAGGCATCGTTCTGGCGGCCAATAATCTGGCCTGGTTGCTGGCTACAGACTCACGCCCTGAAGTAAGGTCCGTTGCTGAGGCAATTCAGATCGCCGAAAAGCTGGCGGAGCGAATTTCACGTAGCCCTGACGACACACATACTGAGGCTGAGGTAACCATTCTAGATACTCTGTCAGCAGCGTATGCTGAAGCCGGACGATTCGACGAAGCTGTAAGAACCGCTCAGCGAGGCCTAGAGATAGCCTCGCTACTGGCTGACACATCGCTGACTGAAATGATGCAGTCGAGGATCGAACTTTATCGCACAGGTAAACCGTTCCGATCACAGTAG